A region of Ignavibacteriota bacterium DNA encodes the following proteins:
- a CDS encoding glycosyltransferase has protein sequence MKNLLVIAYYFPPSGGPGVQRVLKHIKYLPEFGWNPIVLTVSNGDFPARDESLMQQIPENIKVIRTHIHEPYDIYRFFTGKSKDTAIDVNVIKKEGQKVTLTEKIAEFVRATFFIPDARIGWFFTAKKAIEELMKSENIDAVYSSSPPYTCSLIARYVKRKYKLPWVAGFRDPWTEFISSPKRWFIPRSIDKSMEFSVFNEADFIEAAWEGIIKDAIFKYPNLDSNKFHHVPNGFDSSDFPTVEAQVNSKFTVTYTGSMYGRRNPAALFEAVEKLISESKVDASKIKFRFIGRFGAEIHEMFEKATFKSNIEVISYMSHKESIENLMKSDCLLLVVDESKESEEIVPGKVYEYIGVGKPVIAVGPVSGAVGRLIHETEAGEIAHQTDIRKISQIYLKYYREFIGNGIVYKPKSSVISQFERRNSAKKLSELLNSSII, from the coding sequence TTGAAAAATTTACTTGTTATAGCTTACTATTTCCCACCATCCGGCGGTCCGGGAGTACAGAGAGTACTCAAGCATATAAAATATCTACCCGAATTTGGTTGGAATCCAATAGTTTTAACTGTTTCTAATGGTGATTTTCCTGCGAGAGACGAATCTTTAATGCAACAAATACCGGAGAATATTAAAGTTATAAGAACTCATATTCACGAACCTTATGATATTTACAGATTCTTTACCGGCAAAAGCAAAGATACTGCAATTGATGTAAATGTAATAAAAAAAGAAGGTCAAAAAGTAACTTTAACGGAAAAAATTGCTGAATTTGTCCGTGCTACATTTTTCATACCAGACGCGAGAATCGGATGGTTTTTTACAGCTAAGAAAGCCATTGAAGAACTGATGAAATCAGAAAATATTGATGCTGTTTATAGCTCTTCACCACCTTATACCTGCTCATTAATCGCAAGATATGTCAAACGTAAATATAAACTACCTTGGGTGGCAGGATTTCGCGACCCATGGACTGAATTCATCTCATCTCCCAAAAGGTGGTTTATTCCCAGATCCATAGATAAGTCAATGGAATTTTCAGTTTTCAATGAAGCCGATTTTATTGAAGCAGCTTGGGAAGGTATTATAAAAGATGCTATTTTCAAGTATCCGAATCTTGATTCAAATAAATTCCACCATGTCCCTAATGGATTTGATTCGTCGGACTTTCCAACCGTCGAAGCTCAAGTAAATTCAAAATTTACAGTAACTTATACCGGCTCAATGTATGGAAGACGCAATCCTGCTGCACTATTTGAAGCGGTTGAGAAACTAATCTCTGAAAGTAAAGTTGATGCTTCAAAAATTAAATTCAGGTTCATTGGCAGATTTGGAGCAGAAATTCATGAGATGTTTGAAAAAGCAACTTTCAAAAGCAACATTGAAGTTATATCATATATGTCGCACAAGGAAAGTATTGAAAATTTGATGAAATCTGATTGCCTGCTGCTTGTAGTAGATGAATCAAAAGAAAGTGAAGAAATAGTGCCCGGCAAAGTTTATGAATATATTGGTGTCGGAAAGCCTGTAATTGCTGTCGGTCCTGTTTCAGGAGCTGTTGGAAGGCTTATACATGAAACCGAAGCCGGCGAGATTGCGCATCAGACTGACATAAGAAAAATTAGTCAAATTTATTTGAAATATTACCGTGAGTTTATTGGTAACGGCATAGTTTATAAACCCAAATCATCAGTTATAAGTCAATTTGAAAGAAGAAATTCAGCAAAAAAATTATCTGAGCTTCTAAATTCATCAATAATTTAA
- a CDS encoding aminotransferase class I/II-fold pyridoxal phosphate-dependent enzyme yields MKYEIANRIASMSTSIFATMGKMAIEHQAVNLGQGFPDFDGPSWLMDEAYGAMKSGKNQYAPSPGILSLRKQIAEVQNKYYGMDYDSETEITITAGATEALFAAIHAFINPGDEVILFEPFYDAYQADVIHAGGVPKYITLQKPDFSFDIEEIKKAISSKTKMMILNSPHNPTGKVFTNDELTSIAGLAIEHDFLILSDEAYEFLTYDNAKHIPIATLPDMKKRTITVNSTGKTFGMTGWKIGYATATQQITNAIRKVHQWTTFAVNTPMQHAMAHGFKVLDDYLPEFRNLYQAKRDKALELLSNTNFYPHIPLGSYFIMVDIPSGKFNDDVDAATRLVREFGVATIPPSVFYSRSDEGKTMLRLCFAKSDETLESGIKILENIV; encoded by the coding sequence ATGAAATACGAAATAGCAAACAGAATTGCATCAATGAGCACATCAATTTTTGCTACTATGGGCAAAATGGCAATCGAACATCAGGCGGTCAACCTTGGACAGGGCTTTCCTGATTTCGACGGACCTTCATGGCTAATGGACGAAGCTTATGGAGCAATGAAATCAGGTAAAAATCAATATGCACCTTCTCCCGGAATATTATCATTAAGAAAGCAAATTGCTGAAGTTCAGAATAAATATTATGGAATGGATTACGATTCAGAAACTGAAATTACAATAACTGCAGGTGCTACAGAAGCATTATTTGCTGCAATACATGCATTTATTAATCCGGGTGATGAAGTAATTCTTTTTGAGCCATTTTATGATGCATATCAGGCTGATGTTATTCATGCGGGTGGGGTTCCAAAATACATTACATTGCAGAAGCCTGATTTTTCTTTTGATATTGAGGAAATAAAAAAAGCTATATCTTCTAAAACCAAAATGATGATTTTAAACAGTCCTCATAATCCTACAGGCAAAGTATTTACAAATGATGAACTTACATCAATTGCCGGTCTTGCAATTGAGCATGATTTTTTGATTTTATCCGATGAAGCTTATGAATTTTTAACTTATGATAATGCCAAACATATACCAATCGCAACCCTTCCTGATATGAAAAAGCGAACTATAACAGTCAATTCAACCGGAAAAACATTTGGAATGACAGGCTGGAAAATAGGATATGCTACCGCTACTCAGCAAATTACTAATGCAATTCGAAAAGTCCATCAGTGGACAACTTTTGCTGTGAATACACCGATGCAACATGCTATGGCACATGGCTTCAAAGTACTTGATGATTATCTTCCTGAATTTCGCAATTTATATCAGGCAAAGAGAGATAAAGCATTGGAATTATTAAGCAATACAAACTTCTATCCTCATATACCGCTTGGGAGCTATTTCATAATGGTGGACATTCCCTCGGGAAAATTTAATGACGATGTTGATGCTGCTACGAGACTTGTTCGTGAATTTGGAGTTGCTACAATTCCACCATCGGTATTTTACTCACGCTCAGACGAAGGCAAAACTATGCTCAGACTCTGCTTTGCCAAAAGTGATGAAACACTTGAATCAGGCATCAAAATACTTGAGAATATTGTATAA
- the hppD gene encoding 4-hydroxyphenylpyruvate dioxygenase: MPQNSMGIRGYDYVEFYVGSAKQVAFWHQKALGLDVVAYMGPETGHRDRVSYLLATKSNLKIVITSALQPTTYEVQSFVSKHGDGVKRWTVEVVNVAETFEKAVKNGGVPVKKPYRLEDKDGFVEQAAIRLYDDTEINFINYDNYQGLFKPGYEFPVQKINISRQETGLKIIDHIVGNVHINEMDYWANYINTSLDFETFVSFGPGDISTKYSALLSKVVRSKDSVIKNPINEPLESARKSQIDEFTEQYHGSGIQHVALVTTNIIETVENMKLNGVEFLDPAPQTYYDDIRRKSEERGGLVTEDISELQRLGILCDVEVDSGGYLLQLFTKPLFDRPTFFYEIIQRRKGASGFGQGNFLALFEAIERDQERRGNL, translated from the coding sequence ATACCTCAAAATTCAATGGGCATCAGAGGTTATGATTATGTTGAATTCTATGTTGGCTCAGCAAAGCAAGTTGCTTTCTGGCATCAAAAAGCTTTGGGGCTTGATGTAGTTGCATACATGGGACCTGAAACTGGGCACAGAGACAGAGTATCATACCTTTTAGCAACAAAATCTAATCTAAAAATTGTGATTACTTCAGCACTACAACCAACAACTTATGAGGTACAATCATTTGTCAGTAAGCACGGCGACGGCGTTAAGCGCTGGACAGTTGAAGTTGTAAACGTTGCTGAAACATTTGAAAAAGCAGTGAAAAATGGTGGCGTACCTGTTAAGAAGCCTTATCGTTTGGAAGATAAAGACGGATTTGTAGAGCAAGCCGCAATAAGACTTTATGATGATACTGAAATTAATTTTATTAATTATGATAATTATCAGGGGCTTTTCAAGCCCGGCTATGAATTTCCTGTGCAAAAAATCAATATATCAAGACAAGAAACAGGATTGAAAATCATTGACCATATTGTAGGGAATGTTCACATAAATGAAATGGATTATTGGGCTAATTATATCAATACTTCCCTTGATTTTGAGACTTTTGTATCATTTGGTCCGGGTGACATTTCGACAAAATATTCAGCTTTATTATCGAAAGTTGTTCGTTCAAAGGATAGTGTCATTAAAAATCCAATCAATGAACCTCTTGAAAGCGCCAGGAAATCTCAGATAGATGAGTTTACAGAGCAGTATCACGGCTCAGGTATTCAGCATGTAGCACTTGTGACAACTAATATAATCGAGACAGTTGAAAATATGAAATTAAATGGAGTCGAATTTCTCGATCCGGCACCACAAACATATTATGATGATATCAGACGCAAGAGCGAGGAAAGAGGAGGATTAGTAACAGAAGATATTTCCGAACTTCAAAGACTTGGTATTTTGTGTGATGTTGAAGTTGATAGTGGTGGATATTTATTGCAATTATTCACAAAACCGCTTTTTGACCGCCCAACATTCTTTTACGAAATTATACAGAGACGTAAGGGTGCAAGCGGTTTCGGGCAAGGCAACTTCCTTGCACTTTTCGAAGCTATTGAGCGAGATCAGGAGCGACGAGGTAATTTATAA
- a CDS encoding STAS domain-containing protein, translated as MKNIQVEVLDTYTIMRLSGQYTGGTETDDLVVQFEKVLAQNQPRLVVDFENTSYLSSILIGILVRMHAKFSEKDGLLIFCSLNTTLRNVLKMTKVDTVLYITNTFDEAIERITR; from the coding sequence ATGAAGAATATTCAGGTCGAAGTATTAGACACATATACCATTATGAGACTATCGGGACAATACACAGGCGGAACAGAGACAGATGATTTAGTAGTACAGTTTGAGAAAGTACTAGCCCAAAATCAACCAAGATTAGTGGTTGATTTCGAGAACACATCATACCTCAGCTCAATATTAATAGGTATATTGGTCAGAATGCACGCCAAATTCAGTGAAAAAGACGGCTTGCTAATTTTCTGCTCACTCAATACGACTCTTAGAAATGTTCTAAAAATGACCAAAGTTGATACTGTGCTTTATATAACTAATACATTTGATGAAGCAATAGAAAGAATAACCAGGTAA
- a CDS encoding SBBP repeat-containing protein, translating to MVKYLFTNKFTKSLTLAVLFVFFGFLSSNDLSAQDLSWAKSAGGSSTDVGNEVGIDPDGNVIIAGTATNNTIVPPVFGEGEANETTINRQGRNIYIAKYNSNGSFINLSTVYASGTLVDVRDMHIDDSGNIYITGVFNNTLIFDEGELNETTLTSAGSNDIYLAKFANNGDFIWAKSAGGTGSDAGTGIAVDDNGNVYVHGGITASADFDGTILTSNGGLDIFLAKYNSSGVLLDAKSWGGNSNDIAFKLEIKNNSLFAVGYHLSNSIDFDSFLLTKSTGANAYIVKFDTDLSPVWGKSFGSSSMNQARAVDFDGSGNIYVTGLFQGNTTWGGFSLETLGTSDEIVVAKLDSNGDIVWIKSAGGNGGELGQDISVDNFCNVYITGNFSESVTFESGESNEVTFTSEGLSDIYLAKYDNSGNLVWVKANGSTDNDGGAGVAVDNSGNIYNTGRFSNTITFGTGETNETTFTSNGAFDIYVNKYETPWVENVCPRNFAYWKHNEDEFPSSVIPMTLGNNSYSASQLTGLLNAPVKGDASILLARQLISAKLNIANGAAVPSGLLDLISDADNAIGNGYLPMNVRMNSSLGKSMQNLAIELTKFNNGALTAGCESEDNSIRLIDEFSSYEEHKIEGVTSVDDFEAAGFNLSQNYPNPAENVTAIDFYLPEVSNVKIEIYSILGEKIMTILDDSNLGIGNYMINLPTNTLESGSYIYRMTTNNLSKIKVMQVIK from the coding sequence ATGGTCAAATATTTATTTACCAACAAATTTACAAAATCGCTGACTTTAGCTGTTTTGTTTGTATTTTTCGGATTTTTAAGCAGTAATGACTTATCAGCACAGGATTTGTCTTGGGCAAAATCAGCCGGTGGATCTTCTACTGATGTGGGAAACGAAGTTGGAATAGATCCTGATGGTAACGTTATTATTGCAGGAACTGCTACTAACAATACAATAGTTCCACCTGTATTTGGTGAAGGAGAAGCAAATGAAACAACAATAAACAGACAAGGAAGAAATATATACATTGCAAAATACAATTCTAATGGTTCATTTATTAACTTATCTACAGTTTATGCATCAGGTACACTTGTTGATGTAAGAGATATGCACATTGATGATTCCGGTAATATTTATATAACTGGAGTTTTTAATAATACATTAATTTTTGATGAAGGGGAATTAAACGAAACTACTTTAACATCAGCTGGCAGTAATGACATTTACTTAGCAAAGTTTGCAAATAATGGTGATTTTATTTGGGCGAAAAGCGCCGGTGGAACAGGCTCTGACGCAGGAACAGGTATTGCAGTTGATGATAATGGCAATGTTTATGTTCATGGTGGAATAACAGCAAGTGCTGATTTTGATGGTACTATATTAACCTCAAATGGTGGTTTAGATATTTTCCTTGCAAAATATAATAGTAGCGGAGTTTTGTTGGATGCTAAATCATGGGGTGGAAATTCAAATGATATTGCATTTAAATTGGAAATTAAAAATAATAGCCTATTTGCAGTAGGATACCACTTATCAAATTCAATTGATTTTGATTCATTCCTACTTACAAAATCTACTGGAGCAAATGCTTATATTGTTAAATTTGACACAGACCTTTCTCCTGTTTGGGGAAAATCTTTCGGTTCATCATCAATGAATCAAGCAAGAGCTGTTGATTTTGATGGCTCCGGAAATATTTATGTTACAGGTTTGTTCCAAGGAAATACTACTTGGGGTGGTTTTAGTCTTGAAACTTTAGGTACAAGTGATGAAATTGTTGTCGCAAAATTAGACAGTAATGGTGATATAGTTTGGATTAAATCAGCTGGCGGTAATGGTGGCGAACTTGGTCAGGATATATCTGTAGATAATTTTTGCAATGTATATATTACTGGTAACTTCAGTGAAAGTGTTACTTTTGAATCAGGTGAAAGCAATGAGGTAACATTTACAAGTGAAGGTTTGTCAGATATATACCTTGCAAAGTATGATAATTCAGGTAATTTAGTTTGGGTGAAAGCTAACGGCTCAACAGATAATGATGGTGGAGCTGGTGTAGCAGTTGACAACAGTGGCAATATTTACAATACCGGACGATTCTCCAATACTATTACTTTTGGTACTGGTGAAACAAACGAAACTACATTTACTTCAAATGGTGCTTTTGATATTTATGTTAATAAATATGAAACTCCATGGGTTGAAAATGTTTGCCCAAGAAATTTTGCTTACTGGAAACATAACGAAGATGAATTCCCTTCATCTGTTATTCCAATGACACTTGGAAATAATAGTTATTCAGCTTCGCAACTTACCGGCTTATTAAATGCTCCAGTTAAGGGTGATGCAAGTATCTTACTTGCTCGCCAGCTAATATCTGCAAAACTTAATATCGCAAATGGTGCAGCGGTTCCAAGTGGTTTGCTTGATTTGATTTCTGATGCTGATAATGCAATTGGAAATGGATATTTACCAATGAATGTAAGGATGAACTCCTCTCTTGGTAAAAGTATGCAAAACTTAGCTATTGAATTAACTAAATTTAACAACGGTGCACTGACTGCGGGTTGCGAATCTGAAGATAATTCAATCCGCCTGATAGATGAATTTTCATCTTATGAAGAACATAAGATTGAAGGTGTTACTTCTGTAGATGACTTTGAAGCTGCAGGATTTAATTTGTCCCAGAATTATCCTAACCCGGCTGAAAATGTAACTGCTATTGATTTTTATCTACCGGAAGTCTCAAATGTCAAAATTGAAATTTACAGTATACTCGGCGAAAAGATTATGACTATCCTTGATGACAGTAATCTCGGTATCGGTAACTATATGATTAATTTACCTACGAATACTCTAGAAAGTGGTTCTTACATATATAGAATGACTACGAATAATTTGAGCAAAATTAAGGTAATGCAAGTAATCAAATAA
- a CDS encoding TlpA family protein disulfide reductase, whose amino-acid sequence MKKLILFMFMIAAFSAESKVLFQCQILTQDEKIPKKSLVSYTNKVGETVSNEPDDEGIIRVFVDSEYFVELTFSAVDHISISQKFPIPINLDTINLMAKLIPNQIYNDLEAIYLVGSFNGFDFDTAVEMRKNEDNTFSYLVEYDSDTLKYQIYPKFLKSPSNRTFNGSMSDSYEYDGAGDYRSVIINPSRKFEIKFDPKYFPSGEFLSLVDFQNEDYADWHNNYIKILREFDAYLGDRSMVFLDQKLSNEEKTAKSLQLKKDYMSRVSELTNQISDPNIRITGILEYLHIAHDGVNVRGVEDLVDKKLIQEIYSVSPSSSLWSKGSKYYQAVFAEILLGKVQRPEYLLKIIDSEQPNDTKAGILSLLVTYCHYNELEDLKDEYYDMLMKQFPDTKEAARTRANFGKDKNIVLEKRIPDFSLKNLDDDSETISPAKLRGKYVLIDVWGTWCMPCLLEIPHLVEAYNKFKDMNFTIYSVAIDASASQVKKFRDSKNKMPWLPKEKQIETNLPWLHSYGGSWESDIVSIFEVVGVPTAFLIDPEGKIIATEGLRGELLMETLEKFIK is encoded by the coding sequence ATGAAAAAACTCATTCTATTCATGTTCATGATAGCTGCTTTTTCAGCAGAAAGCAAAGTGCTTTTCCAATGTCAGATTTTAACTCAAGATGAGAAAATTCCCAAAAAATCATTAGTTAGTTATACTAACAAAGTGGGTGAGACGGTATCAAATGAACCTGATGATGAGGGTATAATAAGAGTTTTTGTTGACTCGGAATATTTTGTAGAACTTACATTTTCTGCTGTTGACCATATTAGTATTTCGCAAAAATTCCCTATTCCAATTAATCTCGATACAATTAACCTAATGGCAAAATTAATTCCTAATCAAATATATAATGATTTAGAAGCAATTTATCTGGTAGGTTCGTTCAACGGATTTGATTTTGACACAGCTGTTGAAATGAGAAAAAATGAAGATAATACTTTTTCGTATCTTGTTGAGTATGATTCAGACACACTGAAATACCAAATTTATCCAAAATTTCTGAAAAGCCCTTCAAACCGTACATTTAATGGTTCGATGTCAGATAGTTATGAATATGATGGAGCCGGAGATTACAGGTCGGTAATAATAAATCCTTCACGCAAATTTGAGATAAAGTTTGACCCGAAATATTTTCCTTCAGGAGAATTTCTTTCTTTGGTTGATTTTCAAAATGAAGATTATGCTGATTGGCACAATAACTATATCAAAATCCTTCGTGAGTTTGATGCCTATTTAGGCGATCGATCAATGGTATTCTTAGACCAGAAATTATCAAATGAAGAAAAAACAGCAAAAAGTCTCCAATTAAAGAAAGACTATATGAGTCGTGTGAGCGAATTAACCAATCAAATAAGTGATCCAAACATAAGAATTACGGGAATTTTGGAATATCTTCACATTGCCCATGACGGAGTTAATGTAAGAGGAGTTGAAGACTTAGTTGATAAAAAATTGATTCAGGAAATTTATTCTGTAAGCCCTTCTTCAAGTCTCTGGAGCAAAGGTTCAAAATATTATCAGGCAGTATTTGCTGAGATACTTTTGGGAAAAGTTCAGAGACCGGAGTATTTGTTGAAAATTATAGATTCTGAACAACCCAACGACACGAAAGCAGGCATTCTTTCGCTTCTTGTAACTTATTGTCATTATAACGAGCTTGAAGATTTGAAAGATGAGTATTATGATATGTTGATGAAGCAATTTCCGGATACAAAAGAAGCTGCAAGAACACGCGCAAATTTTGGTAAAGATAAAAATATCGTATTGGAAAAAAGAATACCTGATTTCAGTTTGAAAAATCTTGACGATGATTCTGAGACTATTTCACCTGCAAAACTTCGTGGAAAGTATGTACTAATTGATGTTTGGGGCACTTGGTGTATGCCTTGTTTATTAGAGATTCCTCATTTGGTTGAGGCATATAATAAATTCAAAGATATGAATTTTACAATATATAGTGTGGCGATTGATGCTTCTGCATCACAAGTTAAAAAGTTCAGGGATAGTAAGAATAAAATGCCATGGTTGCCAAAAGAAAAACAAATCGAGACTAATCTTCCTTGGCTACATTCTTATGGTGGAAGCTGGGAAAGTGATATTGTTTCCATTTTTGAAGTAGTTGGTGTCCCAACAGCTTTCTTAATTGACCCTGAAGGAAAAATTATCGCTACTGAAGGACTAAGAGGTGAATTACTTATGGAAACTTTAGAGAAATTTATAAAATAA
- a CDS encoding AAA family ATPase, which produces MNYQKFTLKAQEALETAQEIAAGYNNQAIEPVHLFAAMIQDQSGLTPEIIQKIGANLSTIKILVNKQLESLPKIAGSTVTNQYLSNNLSAILNISLTEAVNMKDDYVSLEHILLVMCEEKGDLAELLAKQGITKPLVLKVLQSIRGGSRVTDQNPEDKYQALKRYGRNLTDMARSGKLDPVIGREDEIRRVLQVLSRRTKNNPVLIGEPGVGKTAVVEGIAQRIVSGDVPEMLKSKNIIVLDTATLVAGTSFRGQFEERLKSLIKEVSDSNGEIILFIDELHTLIGAGATNGSMDAANILKPALARGELHCIGATTLDEYQKHIEKDAALERRFQKVLISEPDVDDTISILRGLKEKYEVHHGVRITDSAIVAAAELSNRYITDRFLPDKAIDLIDESASKLRIEIDSMPEEIDSLNRKIRQLEIEREALKRELSS; this is translated from the coding sequence ATGAATTATCAGAAATTTACACTAAAAGCACAAGAAGCCTTAGAGACAGCTCAGGAAATAGCCGCAGGTTATAATAATCAGGCTATTGAACCTGTTCATCTTTTTGCCGCCATGATTCAAGACCAAAGCGGCTTAACACCTGAAATCATTCAGAAGATAGGTGCTAATTTATCAACTATAAAAATTTTAGTAAATAAGCAACTTGAATCATTGCCCAAAATAGCAGGCTCTACCGTAACAAATCAATATTTGTCAAATAATTTGTCGGCTATTTTGAATATTTCACTCACCGAAGCGGTAAATATGAAAGACGACTATGTAAGTCTCGAACATATTTTGCTTGTAATGTGCGAAGAAAAAGGCGATTTGGCTGAATTACTTGCCAAACAAGGTATTACAAAGCCGTTAGTTTTAAAAGTTTTGCAATCAATTCGAGGCGGATCACGTGTTACTGACCAGAATCCTGAAGATAAATATCAGGCACTCAAAAGATATGGCAGAAATTTGACTGATATGGCTCGCTCAGGCAAGCTTGACCCTGTAATTGGAAGAGAAGATGAAATCAGGCGTGTACTTCAGGTGCTTTCACGCAGAACAAAAAATAATCCTGTTCTGATCGGTGAACCGGGTGTCGGCAAAACTGCTGTCGTTGAAGGTATAGCTCAGCGAATTGTAAGTGGAGATGTACCCGAAATGTTGAAATCAAAGAATATTATTGTTCTCGATACAGCTACACTTGTTGCGGGAACCAGCTTCAGAGGTCAGTTCGAAGAAAGACTGAAATCATTAATCAAAGAAGTGAGTGATTCAAATGGAGAAATCATCTTGTTCATTGATGAGTTACACACTTTAATTGGAGCCGGAGCTACGAACGGAAGCATGGATGCTGCAAATATCCTTAAGCCGGCACTTGCCAGAGGTGAGCTTCATTGCATAGGTGCGACAACACTTGATGAATATCAGAAGCATATTGAGAAAGATGCAGCTCTCGAAAGAAGATTCCAAAAAGTATTGATTTCAGAACCTGATGTAGATGATACTATTTCTATCCTAAGAGGACTCAAGGAGAAATATGAAGTTCATCACGGCGTTAGAATCACTGATTCAGCAATAGTTGCTGCTGCAGAGCTTTCTAATCGCTACATAACTGACAGATTTCTACCTGATAAAGCTATTGACTTGATTGATGAATCGGCAAGCAAGCTGAGAATTGAGATTGATTCGATGCCTGAGGAAATAGATAGTCTTAACAGGAAAATCAGACAACTTGAAATTGAAAGAGAAGCTCTTAAACGTGAATTATCATCATAA
- a CDS encoding peroxiredoxin has product MEQRMPLIGDLFPQMEVVTTHGKMTLPDDFKGKWYILFSHPADFTPVCTTEFVAFQKRYEEFRKLNCELIGLSIDQVFSHIKWHDWIHDNLNVDIEFPIIADNGDISKTLGFIHPGRGTNTVRAVFFVDPDSKIRSILYYPQELGRNFDEILRMVKALQIADKEHVAMPANWPNNELIGDKVIVPPAMDIKSAKYKQSRYDNYDWWFCYRELGSKE; this is encoded by the coding sequence ATGGAACAAAGAATGCCATTAATCGGTGACTTATTTCCTCAAATGGAAGTGGTTACAACACATGGAAAAATGACCCTGCCAGATGATTTCAAAGGAAAATGGTACATTTTATTCAGCCATCCGGCAGATTTTACACCCGTATGTACTACAGAATTTGTTGCTTTTCAAAAAAGATATGAAGAATTCAGAAAACTTAATTGTGAACTTATCGGACTGAGTATTGATCAGGTATTTTCACATATCAAGTGGCATGATTGGATTCATGATAACCTAAATGTTGATATCGAATTTCCAATTATTGCTGATAATGGAGATATATCAAAAACTTTAGGTTTCATTCATCCCGGTCGTGGTACAAATACTGTCAGAGCAGTCTTTTTTGTTGATCCAGATTCCAAAATACGTTCAATTCTGTACTATCCACAAGAGCTTGGTAGAAATTTCGATGAAATTCTTAGAATGGTCAAAGCCCTACAAATTGCGGATAAAGAACATGTAGCAATGCCGGCAAACTGGCCCAATAACGAGCTTATAGGCGATAAAGTAATCGTTCCGCCTGCAATGGACATCAAATCTGCCAAATACAAACAAAGCCGGTATGATAATTATGATTGGTGGTTTTGTTATCGAGAATTGGGCTCTAAAGAGTGA